The following proteins are co-located in the Chloroflexota bacterium genome:
- a CDS encoding EF-hand domain-containing protein produces the protein AGRRGGGGGRRCRSGARRGGGLRGGGRGRRGGG, from the coding sequence GCGGGGCGGCGCGGGGGGGGTGGCGGGCGGCGGTGTCGCTCTGGCGCCCGGCGGGGGGGGGGGCTGCGGGGCGGGGGTCGGGGCCGGCGGGGGGGGGGGTGA
- a CDS encoding AAA family ATPase — protein MLTNIIIRNFKRLGEVEIELGSPVIFIGPNNSGKTSAMQALALWDVGLKRWNERRSRINAPESRPGVTVNRRDLVAIPVPNARLLWNDLHVRNVSRRDDGRPSTQNVRIDIVVEGITKGKAWKCGLEFDYANEESFYCRPLRLEEGRSPPRMPIPEQAGAERIAFLPPMSGLAATETRLDIGAVNVRVGEGRTAEVLRNLCFRIHEEHPEYWEKLIGQIRRLFGVDLDTPRYIAERGEIVMSYREKNVSLDLSSSGRGLQQTLLILAYMHANPNTVLLLDEPDAHLEILRQRQIYQLITEVASESGSQIIAASHSEILLNEAADKDMVIAFVGQPHRIDDRGSQVRKSLIDIGFDHYYQAEQKGWVLYLEGSTDLAILRAFARRLNDQRAIEILENPFIHYVGNQPQKARDHYFGLREALPDLKGIAIFDRIESGLLDSPPLECAEWNRREIENYFCSQTTLEAYAKASAEEDTLGPLFAPVEIGSRLEAMRESIGEVQRAMETLGRGSPWSEDAKVSDDFLTPLFRSYFQRIGLPNLMNKRDFYELAEYVPEDEIDPEIGEKMDAIVRVSEDANPIASEF, from the coding sequence ATGCTCACCAACATCATTATCCGTAACTTCAAGCGGCTCGGAGAAGTCGAGATAGAGTTGGGTAGCCCGGTGATTTTCATTGGTCCTAACAATTCCGGCAAGACTTCGGCAATGCAGGCTCTGGCCCTTTGGGATGTAGGGCTGAAACGCTGGAACGAGCGAAGGTCCAGAATCAACGCGCCTGAAAGTCGCCCCGGCGTTACCGTCAATCGCCGGGACCTCGTCGCTATACCCGTGCCGAATGCTCGTTTATTGTGGAACGACCTGCATGTCAGAAACGTTTCACGAAGGGATGATGGGCGCCCGAGTACCCAGAATGTCAGAATAGATATTGTGGTAGAGGGCATAACCAAGGGGAAGGCGTGGAAATGTGGGCTTGAGTTCGACTACGCCAATGAGGAGTCATTTTACTGTCGTCCATTGCGACTTGAAGAAGGCAGAAGTCCGCCGCGAATGCCCATACCGGAGCAGGCCGGCGCTGAGCGGATAGCGTTCTTACCGCCCATGTCTGGGCTTGCGGCTACGGAAACGCGCCTTGACATCGGCGCGGTGAATGTTCGCGTCGGGGAGGGACGCACAGCGGAAGTTCTCCGCAATCTCTGTTTCCGCATTCATGAAGAACATCCTGAGTATTGGGAAAAGCTTATCGGTCAGATTCGTCGCTTGTTCGGTGTTGATCTCGATACTCCGCGATATATTGCGGAGCGCGGCGAGATCGTGATGAGTTACAGAGAGAAAAATGTCAGCCTCGACCTTTCTTCCAGCGGGCGTGGACTGCAACAAACGCTACTGATATTGGCGTACATGCACGCCAATCCGAATACCGTTCTGCTGTTGGACGAGCCTGACGCGCATCTCGAAATACTCCGTCAGCGTCAGATATACCAACTAATTACCGAAGTCGCCTCGGAAAGCGGAAGCCAAATCATCGCCGCGAGCCATTCCGAAATACTGCTGAATGAAGCCGCCGACAAAGACATGGTGATTGCCTTTGTTGGGCAGCCGCACCGTATTGATGATCGAGGCAGCCAAGTTCGCAAGTCTCTTATAGACATCGGGTTCGACCATTACTATCAAGCCGAGCAGAAAGGGTGGGTACTTTATCTCGAAGGCTCTACGGACCTCGCCATTTTGCGGGCTTTCGCCCGTCGCCTAAATGACCAAAGGGCAATTGAGATACTCGAAAATCCATTCATCCATTATGTCGGCAATCAACCGCAGAAGGCGCGCGACCATTATTTCGGCCTCAGGGAAGCGCTTCCCGATTTGAAAGGAATAGCCATCTTCGACAGAATAGAATCCGGTTTGCTGGATAGTCCGCCTTTAGAATGTGCAGAGTGGAATCGTCGAGAAATTGAGAACTACTTCTGTTCACAGACAACTCTTGAAGCTTATGCAAAGGCGTCAGCAGAAGAAGACACACTGGGTCCGCTGTTCGCGCCGGTCGAAATTGGCAGTCGGTTGGAAGCTATGCGAGAATCCATCGGAGAAGTGCAACGCGCTATGGAAACTCTGGGGAGAGGTTCGCCTTGGAGTGAGGACGCCAAAGTGAGCGACGATTTCCTGACGCCTCTTTTCCGCTCATACTTTCAGCGCATCGGCTTAC